The DNA region CAGCTTGAACTACCTACCCAGACATAACCTCAGTCTACAGAAGGCCACGCGTCAAAGAGTCATGTTATCATATCGACAGAAGTCCGCGGCCAGATACCAAGGATTCGTGCATATGGATGTACATAACCGTGTCACCTCGGCAATGGCAAAGCCACAATGGGGTTGCGCCAACAACGCTACCCTCTAAGCAAAATCAAAGAGATCAAGTATCATGACGGAAAGACGGGCTCAGCTCCGTCTATCAAGCTCACGGTCAGTGAGCCGTAAGAGGAAGGTTGACAAAAAATCCTTCATTACCTCAGCTACCTTACTTCTGGCCAACTTGAACAGTCTTGAAATATTTCACTGCTAGGGACTGACTGACCAAGGCAGTGCTGCAATCTACCTAGCCAACCTATCGAGCAAGTAATCTCCCTGTTGGAGGCCTCCCATGGTTTAGCCAGCTCTTCTGAACCACAAACTTCCGATGAAATATGCACCAGGTGTGCTGGCAGGACACAATAATGCCAAGAAGAGACCAGTATTACAGTGAGAATTTTCATcatgccaaaaaaaaaacattttAATTCTCAGTTCTAGACTAAGCTCATTTATCTATACATCAAGCCTCGCCTGTCAATTTACAATACTTCCTGACCCAAAACTCTGTCAAGGGGGACGGAAGCCGCATCTCTAACCTTATCACCGGCCGTGTAAATCAGTTCAACGATTAAATACCAGAAACCATCCTGAGCATCCGGCCTTTTTCTCACAAATCTGTAGGCCCCCTCGCCCATGACAGCTCGGACATAAAGCCAGAAGCATCACGAGCGCAAGACAAGCGAgatacctcctcctccagagaGCCTCTTTCATGAACTCACGCTGGTGGTCGAAAATAATCCAGACAAGGCTCCCAACATGGCAAACAACCGGGACGACCCTGCGGGCAGTCCAGAGTACCAGGCAGGCTGCCGCCCAGATCTTTCAAAAGTACCAAAGGTTGGAcgcgatgatgatggcggtgcTCTGGACGATTCCAGCGGGCACAAGAAAATACATGATGGGATACACACCCAGGTAGATCAGCACCGCGGTTAAAAGAACCTCCCATCCGCACTTGTTAGCACTAAACACATAGAACGAGCATCCCTACTGCCGTTTGTTGACTTCATTGTCCCAGGTGGCCCTGGGGGGCACGTATAACCTGCCGAGACTGGCTCTGTTCAACCCAAGGAATGGGACCTGCAGCCAGTACAGGAAGAACCAAAACACGTCGGGGATGCCCagggagaggatgagaaAGGTGACGAGTCCGGTAAGGGTGTGGATCCTGATGTAGTCTCCCAAGCGGATCCAGTAATCGCGAGGGTAGATTCTCACGTAATAGCGAGCTAGATCGAAGTTGTTGGCGTTGACTATGGTGTCCATGTTAATATCGGGCAGGCGCCCGCGCTCACGCTGGGATACATCCAGGTGTCTTAGGTTGTTCATTTTGGTGGATCGCTTTTTGACTTGGATGAATAGAAATTATGTCGGGGCGTTGATTGGGCGGTTGAAGACTTCCGGCGCCCTGTAATGAAAACAATCGTAAGCCTGCTGAAAGatgtaaataaataaaaaagaaggaTTCTGTGACGTGATTAGCATGTTTTCACCGGTAACAGGGAGTTACTTGATGAAGAAAACAAGGCGGAATGAA from Podospora pseudopauciseta strain CBS 411.78 chromosome 6, whole genome shotgun sequence includes:
- a CDS encoding hypothetical protein (antiSMASH:Cluster_4): MTERRAQLRLSSSRQKHHERKTSEIPPPPESLFHELTLVVENNPDKAPNMANNRDDPAGSPEYQAGCRPDLSKVPKVGRDDDGGALDDSSGHKKIHDGIHTQVALGGTYNLPRLALFNPRNGTCSQYRKNQNTSGMPRERMRKVTSPVRVWILM